A region from the Rosa rugosa chromosome 6, drRosRugo1.1, whole genome shotgun sequence genome encodes:
- the LOC133717299 gene encoding LOB domain-containing protein 12-like, translating to MGGNGTSPCASCKLLRRRCAQDCIFAPYFPSDDPHKFAIVHKVFGASNVSKMLQELPVHQRTDAVSSLVYEANARVRDPVYGCVGAISCLQNQVSELQMQLAVAQAEILCIQMQQEPMVLPSQQIDTCSDDERTYFLNNDLPQYLDFPSSSSSNIIHDSLKREGIFGHDMVS from the exons ATGGGCGGAAATGGAACTTCACCGTGCGCCTCTTGCAAGTTGCTGAGACGCCGATGCGCCCAAGACTGCATTTTTGCCCCTTACTTTCCCTCCGATGACCCCCACAAGTTCGCCATCGTGCACAAAGTCTTCGGTGCTAGCAATGTTAGCAAGATGTTACAG GAGCTTCCAGTTCACCAGAGAACAGATGCAGTGAGCAGTCTAGTGTATGAAGCCAATGCAAGAGTGAGAGACCCAGTTTATGGGTGTGTTGGGGCCATTTCTTGCCTGCAAAACCAAGTCTCTGAGCTGCAAATGCAACTTGCTGTGGCTCAGGCCGAGATCCTCTGCATTCAGATGCAGCAAGAGCCTATGGTACTCCCTTCCCAGCAGATCGACACATGCTCAGACGATGAGAGGACATATTTCCTCAACAACGATCTCCCTCAGTACCTGGACTTTCCCTCTTCTAGTTCTAGCAATATAATCCATGACTCTCTCAAGAGGGAGGGCATCTTTGGACATGACATGGTCTCTTAA
- the LOC133717295 gene encoding cytosolic endo-beta-N-acetylglucosaminidase 1: MLLRLLRAYISRETLASLLKPLRLVHRKVRTFFLFFKMSQPTSPQSSAPTPPPFDPTRPSIPISYPIKTLEELESRSYFDSFHYPFNKSSVALPSGPSGLPNRPRLLVCHDMAGGYGDDRWIQGGTNPNAYSIWHWYLIDIFIYFSHSLVALPPPCWTNTAHKHGVKVLGTFITEWEEGKLICNKLLSTKESVEMYAERLVELAVALGFDGWLINMEVELELGQIPNLKAFVSHLTQRMHSSVPGSLVIWYDSVTTDGKLNWQDQLNEKNKPFFDISDGIFVNYTWKQNYPKQSAAVAGDRKFDVYMGIDVFGRGTFGGGQWNASVALDMLKNDDVSAAIFAPGWIYETNQPPNFQNAQNHWWALVEKSWGITQNYPTVLPFYSNFDQGHGYHVSVEGEEVSDASWCNISSQSFQPLLLFTDNSTPDGIQVHVDFREASYSGGGNITFKGNLEDNADFTARLFQGDLLLGDLPLHFVYSVKSENNSRLGLFLNFVSTLNKKKSVLLVSWNSNQFSSKFSTVIRTRQLERPGTAPGWVIEESSIRMKGCRLTEIHAVCYRSKPEFDEKIPKSKTSQDNSCAHNSTEYYAVLGHISVKSCGQNSDFPPSDSWLVQGQFIQWTTGSEDSKYLSLKIAWKLKDGNDSAYSTYNIYVEKLAEGKPRGHSYLGVARVEAFYVYDLAVPSDTSTIKFIIQVCGGDGSSQKLDDSPVFLLDTEA, from the exons AtgcttcttcgtcttcttcgtGCCTACATCAGCCGCGAAACCCTAGCCTCTCTCCTCAAACCCCTCAGACTAGTCCACCGCAAAGTCCGAAcctttttcctcttcttcaaaATGTCCCAACCCACCTCTCCACAGTCCTCCGCCCCAACCCCTCCGCcattcgacccgacccggccctccaTACCCATCTCGTACCCGATCAAAACCCTCGAAGAGCTCGAATCCCGATCCTACTTCGACTCCTTCCACTACCCCTTTAACAAATCCTCCGTGGCTCTCCCATCTGGGCCGTCGGGTCTGCCCAATCGGCCCAGATTGCTCGTCTGCCATGACATGGCCGGTGGCTATGGAGATGATAGGTGGATCCAAGGAGGGACGAATCCGAATGCGTATTCGATATGGCACTGGTATTTGATTGATATCTTCATCTACTTTTCGCATAGTCTTGTGGCTCTTCCACCCCCTTGTTGGACTAACACGGCTCATAAGCATGGTGTTAAG GTGTTGGGGACTTTCATCACAGAATGGGAAGAAGGGAAACTTATATGCAACAAATTGCTGTCTACAAAAGAGTCTGTGGAGATGTATGCTGAGCGCTTGGTAGAGCTTGCTGTTGCTTTGGGCTTCGATGGATGGCTG ATCAATATGGAAGTTGAATTGGAATTGGGCCAAATTCCTAATTTGAAAGCATTTGTCAGCCACTTAACCCAGAGAATGCATTCCTCAGTCCCTGGATCTTTAGTGATATG GTATGATAGTGTTACAACTGACGGTAAACTTAACTGGCAAGATCAACTAAATGAAAAGAATAAACCATTCTTTGATATATCTGACGGAATTTTCGTGAACTATACATGGAAG CAAAATTATCCGAAGCAATCAGCTGCTGTTGCAGGTGATAGAAAGTTTGATGTATATATGGGTATTGATGTATTTGGAAGGGGCACTTTCGGTGGCGGACAATGGAAT GCAAGTGTTGCACTTGATATGCTGAAAAATGATGATGTGTCAGCTGCCATATTTGCTCCTGGATGGATCTATGAGACTAATCAACCACCGAACTTCCAGAATGCTCAGAATCA TTGGTGGGCCCTTGTGGAAAAATCCTGGGGAATAACACAGAATTATCCTACTGTTCTACCATTCTATTCAAATTTTGATCAG GGTCATGGATACCATGTTTCTGTTGAAGGCGAGGAAGTATCAGATGCTTCTTGGTGTAACATTTCTTCCCAAAGTTTTCAG CCTTTGCTTCTGTTCACTGATAATTCAACTCCAGATGGTATTCAGGTCCATGTTGA CTTCAGGGAAGCATCTTACAGTGGAGGAGGAAACATCACATTTAAAGGAAACCTTGAAGACAATGCTGATTTCACTGCAAGGCTCTTTCAAGGAGATCTTCTTTTGGGGGACTTGCCTCTTCACTTCGTATATTCA GTGAAATCGGAGAATAATTCTCGACTAGGcctttttcttaattttgtttctactctaaacaaaaaaaagtcgGTACTTCTTGTATCCTGGAATTCGAACCAATTCTCAAGCAAATTTAGTACAGTGATTAGGACACGTCAACTTGAAAGACCAGGAACTGCCCCTGGATGGGTTATAGAGGAGAGTAGCATCAGAATGAAGGGATGCAGACTAACTGAAATACATGCGGTGTGCTACAGGTCAAAGCCTGAGTTTGATGAAAAGATACCGAAATCCAAAACTAGCCAAGATAATTCTTGTGCTCATAATTCTACGGAGTACTATGCAGTGCTTGGTCATATTTCAGTGAAATCTTGTGGACAAAATTCAGATTTTCCACCTTCCGATTCGTGGCTTGTCCAAGGTCAATTCATCCAATGGACTACAGGATCTGAGGATTCCAAGTACCTTAGTCTTAAGATCGCTTGGAAATTGAAAGATGGGAATGATTCTGCATACTCAACCTATAACATTTATGTTGAGAAACTAGCAGAAGGAAAACCAAGAGGACACTCCTATCTTGGAGTGGCTAGAGTGGAAGCTTTTTATGTTTATGACCTGGCAGTTCCTTCTGACACTTCTACCATCAAGTTCATTATTCAAGTGTGTGGTGGTGATGGGAGTAGCCAGAAACTAGATGACTCTCCGGTTTTTCTGTTGGATACTGAAGCTTGA